Genomic window (Pseudomonas xantholysinigenes):
CATTGTAGATACCGTCTTGACTCTCACCCCGCAAGAGGGATTTTGGGGTCAAACGGTATCCCCGACTTCACCACCCCGTAAACCAGGTGCAGCAGCTTGCGCATCGCCGCGCAGACGATCTGTTTGTAAGCTTTGTGCCGGCTGCTCAACCGCTCTGCCAGTTCCTTCACAACAGGGTTATGTCTGATTGAGACAGTGCCTGACATCCACAAGCCTGCACGCAGCCTTGAGGCGCCTGTACGCGAAATAGTGCTCTTACCTATGAACTCTCCCGATTGCTGCACCACTGGGTTTAAGCCTGAAAACGCGACAATCGCAGAAGGGCTTTGGTATTTCAGTGGATCGCCCAGTTCGGCGAGCAGCAACGTAGCAGTGGTGTCACCCAAACCATCAATCGAGGTAATCAGCTCACGTCGCTTGCGCAGGTCTGGATCATCATCGATCGTCTGCTCGATGGCCTTCCTGGTCTTTTCCAGCTCTTCGTTGATGTGCCCGATTACGTCTTGAATCGACTGCTGTACCGCATCTAGTGCGACATCCAAACGATTCTGCTCCATCTGGCGCATTTCCTTGAGGTCGTCCAGTCGCCGCACCAGAGCACGCAAGCGGCGCTGCGCAGGGGGCTCAGGCTCCCACTGGCGAAGCGAGACAGCCTTTTGTTGGCCATAGGCAGCAATGACTTTGGCGTCAGCCTTATCTGTTTTGACGCGCCGAAGCTCCACGTCAGCGAATTTCGCAATCACCGCCGGGTTCAGAATGCACACCCGATAACCTTGGTTGTGACAGTGCTCGGCCAGCGCTTCGTGATAGATGCCTGTAGCCTCCATAACAATCCAGGCGCCTGGTTCAGCATGGCGCTCAAGCCAGTCGCTAAACTGCCTGAACCCTCCAGGATCATTGGACAGCTTGGCTTTGGTGCGCATCTTGCCATTGGGGAGCGGGATGGCAATGTCGAAAGATTTTTTGGCGACATCAACGCCAACAAAGACGGACATGATCTCCTCCTTCAAACTACGAAAGTCGATCACCCTACACTCAGTTCAACCTTGTTAATGCGTGCTCACGCCGGGGGCGGGCACTAGATACCGTTCGAACTCGTCGAGTGGGGTTGGAAGACCAGAGCGTTATCTACAGTGCGGGCTTGATGCCCTTGGAGCGGCTCTGCTTCAAGGCCTTCCCTCGATGATCAGTCGAGAACTTTCGCCTCTAGGGAGGCGAAAGTCGAGATACAAGGAGCGGCCTTGCCGAGGCGTCGGACCGGTCGGAAAGGGCTGCGTAGCAGCCCCAGGATTTCAGCGTTTACACAAAGATCGTTGGGGCCGCTCCGACGCCTCGGCAAAGCCACGCCTACGCAAGGTGCTCAGCGCTGCTGCCCTGGCCCTTGCTCCAGATGCTGCTGGCTGCAATACCATTCCTGGCCCCGCGACAGCGCGCGGTCGTTGGGCAGGTGCACGCCGCAGTGGGCGCAACGCACCATCTTCAGCGGATCTTGCAGCTGCGGCTCGGCAGGGGATTGCTGACTGGTCTTGAACTTGCGCCACAGCCAGAACGCGGCGGCGATCAGGGCGATCCAGAAAAGTAGGCGAACCATGGTGTCCAGCTTGTCGAATGAAGAAGGCGACAGTCTAGGGTGCGGCCATGAAAAAAGGGAGGCCTCAGGCCTCCCTTTCTTTTGCGCGTTCGCCGATCAGTCGAACAGACCGAAGGTCATGTAGCTGAACCAGGAACGGTCTTTCTCGGCTTCCTTCGGACCTTCCGGCAGGATCGGGTCGCCGTTCTCGTCCTTGGGCAGCAGCTCTTGCGGGATCTCCGAACGGGCATCCTGGAACTGCTTGACCACGTCCTGGTTGGCGCGGGTTTCACCCGGCGGCAGTGGGGTCTTGGTTTCGATCAGGCCCAGGGTGGCCTTGGACAGCCACGAACGGTTGCCGTTTTCGTCCACCTTGGTGACGAACTGGCCGTCGACCAGGCTCGGGTGGTCCGGGTAGTTGAGCTTGAGGGTCTCGAGGCTGGTAGCGGCCAGTTCGTCCAGGTGCATGCGCTGGTACGACTCGACCATCACTGCCAGGCCGTCGCCCACCGATGGGGTTTCCTGGAAGTTCTCCACCACGTAGCGGCCACGGTTGGCGGCGGCGACATAGGCCTCGCGGCTCAGGTAGTAGTTGGCCACGTGGATCTCGTAGGAGGCCAGCAGGTTGCGCAGGTAGATCATGCGCTGCTTGGCGTCCGGCGAGTAACGGCTGTTGGGGAAGCGGCTGGTCAGCTGGGCGAACTCGTTGTACGAGTCGCGGGCGGCGCCCGGGTCGCGCTTGGTCATGTCCAGCGGCAGGAAGCGCGCCAGCAGGCCACGGTCCTGGTCGAACGAGGTCAGGCCCTTCAGGTAGTAGGCGTAGTCGACGTTCGGGTGCTGCGGGTGCAGACGGATGAAGCGCTCGGCGGCCGATTTGGCGGCCTCGGGCTCGGAGTTCTTGTAGTTGGCGTAGATCAGCTCGAGCTGCGCCTGGTCGGCGTAGCGGCCGAATGGATAGCGCGACTCCAGGGCCTTGAGCTTGTTCACGGCACTGGTGTAGCTGGAGTTGTCCAGGTCGGCCTGGGCCTGTTGGTACAGCTCGGCTTCACTGAGGTTCTCGTCAATGACTTCCTTGTTAGAGGAACAGGCCGCGGTGAGCCCGAGGATGGCGATCAGCAGCAGGTGTTTCACTTGCATGGCGGCTTGCGTCCCTTTGACGGCCGCTGTCTTGGGCGGTGCCGTCCTGTTATGATGAGCGCCCCCGGCCAACCCCGGGGCAAAAGAAGCCGTATTTAACCACAAGCGCGCAGCCGAAACCAAAGGCTGAACGCCCGTCGATTCGAGCATGTCCGAGATCATTCAACTTAGCGCAGAGGTCCCGTCCGAACTGGGCGGCCAACGCCTCGACCAGGTCGCCGCCCAATTGTTCGCCGAGTACTCGCGTTCGCGCCTGTCCTCGTGGATCAAAGATGGCCGCCTGACCGTCGATGGCGCGGTGCTGCGACCGCGCGACACCGTCCACAGCGGCTCCATCCTGGCCCTCGAGGCCGAACAGGAGGCCCAGGGCGAATGGGTGGCTCAGGACATCGAGCTGGATATCGTCTATGAGGACGACCAGATCCTGGTGATCAACAAGCCCGCCGGGCTGGTGGTCCACCCAGCGGCCGGCCACCCGGATGGCACCCTGCTCAATGCCCTGTTGCACCATGTGCCAGACATCGTCAACGTGCCGCGCGCCGGTATCGTGCACCGTCTGGACAAGGACACCACCGGTCTGATGGTGGTGGCCAAGACCCTGCAGGCGCAGACCAACCTGGTCGATCAACTGCAGAAGCGTTCGGTCAGCCGCGTCTACGAATGCATCGTGGTCGGCGTGGTGATCGCGGGCGGCAAGATCGACGCCCCGATCGGCCGCCACGGCGGTGAGCGCCAGCGCATGGCGGTCACCGACGGTGGCAAGCCAGCGATCAGCCATTACCGCGTACTCAAGCGCTTCCGTTCGCACACCCATGTGCGGGTCAAGCTGGAAACCGGCCGTACCCACCAGATTCGCGTGCACATGGCCCATGTCGGCTATCCGTTGGTCGGCGACCAGACGTATGGCGTGCGTTTCCGCATTCCACCGGCCGCCAGCGTGGCCATGGTCGAGGCGGTGAAGCACTTCCCGCGCCAGGCCCTGCACGCCCGCTTCCTGGCGCTGGACCACCCGACCACCGGTGAGCGCATGGAATGGAAGTCGGACCTGCCGGACGACTTCCAGTGGTTGCTGTCGTTGCTCGACCAGGACCGCGAGAGCTTTATCGGATGAGTGGTCTGACGCAGTCGCTGATCATGCCCGACTGGCCGGCCCCGGCCTCGATTCGCGCCTGTGTCACCACCCGCGAGGGCGGCGTCAGCTTGCCGCCCTATGAATCCTTCAATCTTGGCGACCATGTGGGCGATGATCCGCAGGCGGTCGCCGAGAACCGTCGTCGTCTCAGCGATGAATTTGCCATCCAGCCCGCCTGGCTCAAGCAGGTGCACGGGCTGGTGGTGGCCGATGCCGACCCCGCCGTGGTGGCCGAAGCCGACGCCAGTTGGACCGATCAGCCTGGCATCGCCTGTGCCGTGATGACCGCCGACTGCTTGCCCGCTTTGTTCTGCGACCGTGCCGGGACCCGTGTAGCGGCTGCTCATGCCGGATGGCGCGGGTTGGCCGGGGGCGTGCTGGAAGCCACCCTGGACCGCCTGGCCGTGCCGCCTGACGAGGTGTTGGTGTGGCTGGGCCCGGCCATCGGGCCACAGGCGTTCGAAGTGGGCCTGGAAGTGCGCGATGCCTTTACCGCCGTGCATCCCGAAGCTGCCGCAGCCTTTGTCGACGGTGAGCGTCCGGGCAAGCTGATGGCCGATATCTACCAGCTGGCGCGGATCCGATTGGCGGCGCGGGGTGTCACCGCCGTTTACGGTGGCGGCTTCTGCACGGTCAGCGATCCACGCTTCTTCTCCTATCGCCGCACCCCGCAGGGTGGGCGATTTGCTTCGTTGGTCTGGTTGCAGCCGCGTTAACCTGTACCGGCCCCTTCGCGGGTAAACCCGCTCCCACAGGATCTCCACAGCCCTTCAGCCCACCACAGCCCCTGTGGGAGCGGGTTTACCCGCGAAGAACCCAGCGGCGAACCTTCAGGCTGACTCTTGTCAACCCCGCTAAGCTTGAATCTTCCAGAATCACCCTTATCTATTGGTCATCTCAGGCAGGTTCTTCATTACAGGTGCTGTCCATCGCTCCGCCTGCCCTTTATAGGAAGGTACCCCCATGCGAATAGACCGACTGACCAGCAAGCTGCAACTCGCGTTATCCGATGCCCAATCCCTGGCCGTGGGCATGGACCACCCGGCCATCGAGCCCCTGCACCTGCTGCAGGCGCTGATCGACCAGCAGGGCGGCTCGATCAAGCCGCTGCTGATGCAGGTGGGCTTCGACGTCAACAGCCTGCGTAAGGCGTTGAGCAAAGAGCTCGACCAACTGCCGAAAATCCAGAACCCGACCGGCGACGTGAACATGTCCCAGGACCTGGCGCGCCTGCTTAACCAGGCCGACCGCCTGGCCCAGCAGAAGGGCGACCAGTTCATCTCCAGCGAGCTGGTGCTGCTCGCCGCCATGGACGAGAACAGTAAGGTCGGCAAGTTGCTGCTCGGCCAGGGCGTGAGCAAGAAGGCCCTGGAAAACGCCATCAACAACCTGCGCGGTGGCGCGGCGGTCAATGACGCTAATGCTGAAGAGTCGCGCCAGGCCCTGGACAAGTACACCGTCGACCTGACCAAGCGCGCCGAAGACGGCAAGCTCGACCCGGTG
Coding sequences:
- a CDS encoding IS110 family transposase; this encodes MSVFVGVDVAKKSFDIAIPLPNGKMRTKAKLSNDPGGFRQFSDWLERHAEPGAWIVMEATGIYHEALAEHCHNQGYRVCILNPAVIAKFADVELRRVKTDKADAKVIAAYGQQKAVSLRQWEPEPPAQRRLRALVRRLDDLKEMRQMEQNRLDVALDAVQQSIQDVIGHINEELEKTRKAIEQTIDDDPDLRKRRELITSIDGLGDTTATLLLAELGDPLKYQSPSAIVAFSGLNPVVQQSGEFIGKSTISRTGASRLRAGLWMSGTVSIRHNPVVKELAERLSSRHKAYKQIVCAAMRKLLHLVYGVVKSGIPFDPKIPLAG
- a CDS encoding PP0621 family protein, which produces MVRLLFWIALIAAAFWLWRKFKTSQQSPAEPQLQDPLKMVRCAHCGVHLPNDRALSRGQEWYCSQQHLEQGPGQQR
- a CDS encoding outer membrane protein assembly factor BamD, whose translation is MQVKHLLLIAILGLTAACSSNKEVIDENLSEAELYQQAQADLDNSSYTSAVNKLKALESRYPFGRYADQAQLELIYANYKNSEPEAAKSAAERFIRLHPQHPNVDYAYYLKGLTSFDQDRGLLARFLPLDMTKRDPGAARDSYNEFAQLTSRFPNSRYSPDAKQRMIYLRNLLASYEIHVANYYLSREAYVAAANRGRYVVENFQETPSVGDGLAVMVESYQRMHLDELAATSLETLKLNYPDHPSLVDGQFVTKVDENGNRSWLSKATLGLIETKTPLPPGETRANQDVVKQFQDARSEIPQELLPKDENGDPILPEGPKEAEKDRSWFSYMTFGLFD
- the rluD gene encoding 23S rRNA pseudouridine(1911/1915/1917) synthase RluD — translated: MSEIIQLSAEVPSELGGQRLDQVAAQLFAEYSRSRLSSWIKDGRLTVDGAVLRPRDTVHSGSILALEAEQEAQGEWVAQDIELDIVYEDDQILVINKPAGLVVHPAAGHPDGTLLNALLHHVPDIVNVPRAGIVHRLDKDTTGLMVVAKTLQAQTNLVDQLQKRSVSRVYECIVVGVVIAGGKIDAPIGRHGGERQRMAVTDGGKPAISHYRVLKRFRSHTHVRVKLETGRTHQIRVHMAHVGYPLVGDQTYGVRFRIPPAASVAMVEAVKHFPRQALHARFLALDHPTTGERMEWKSDLPDDFQWLLSLLDQDRESFIG
- the pgeF gene encoding peptidoglycan editing factor PgeF, translating into MSGLTQSLIMPDWPAPASIRACVTTREGGVSLPPYESFNLGDHVGDDPQAVAENRRRLSDEFAIQPAWLKQVHGLVVADADPAVVAEADASWTDQPGIACAVMTADCLPALFCDRAGTRVAAAHAGWRGLAGGVLEATLDRLAVPPDEVLVWLGPAIGPQAFEVGLEVRDAFTAVHPEAAAAFVDGERPGKLMADIYQLARIRLAARGVTAVYGGGFCTVSDPRFFSYRRTPQGGRFASLVWLQPR